The following coding sequences lie in one Mustelus asterias chromosome 6, sMusAst1.hap1.1, whole genome shotgun sequence genomic window:
- the lrp2bp gene encoding LRP2-binding protein yields MYYNGLGTKENPALGVEYMNRIINSDDPRAQHLKFVAYYNLGRAAFEGFGIQPSDTEAERLWLIAADNGNPKASVKAQSTLGLFYCRPESEDLQKAFLWHSDACGNGSLESQGALGLLYLTGQGIQKDKHSAWVCLKEASSRGNVYAQGHLVAYFYSCKLYHSTVELAERVAKYDNIPQIAKETDCLPSYVAKGIAIAAFYYARCLQLGLGTKQDQVEARKYFCRAIHADRDVATDLHFQLIMDKI; encoded by the exons GCATTAGGTGTGGAATATATGAACAGAATCATAAACTCTGATGACCCAAGAGCACAACACTTGAAATTTGTAGCATATTACAATTTGGGCAGAGCTGCCTTTGAAGGATTTGGAATCCAGCCGAGTGATACGGAAGCTGAACG ACTATGGCTTATTGCTGCAGATAATGGTAACCCAAAGGCGAGTGTGAAAGCCCAAAGTACTCTCGGATTGTTCTACTGCAGACCTGAGTCAGAGGATTTGCAAAAG GCATTCCTTTGGCATTCCGACGCCTGTGGCAATGGAAGTCTAGAATCTCAGGGTGCTTTGGGCTTATTGTACCTCACTGGGCAGGGTATCCAAAAGGACAAACACTCAGCTTGGGTTTGCCTGAAGGAAGCATCAAGCAGAGGCAATGTTTATGCTCAGGGTCATCTAGTTGCTTACTTCTACAGTTGTAAACTATACCATAGCACTGTTGAACTTGCTGAAAG GGTTGCTAAATATGACAATATTCCACAAATAGCAAAAGAAACGGATTGCCTGCCATCTTACGTAGCAAAGGGTATCGCCATCGCTGCTTTCTACTACGCCAGATGTCTGCAGTTGGGCTTAGGGACAAAACAAGATCAGGTGGAAGCCAGAAAGTACTTTTGCAGG GCAATTCATGCTGATCGTGATGTAGCAACAGACCTGCATTTTCAACTTATAATGGACAAAATTTAA